From Oncorhynchus nerka isolate Pitt River linkage group LG1, Oner_Uvic_2.0, whole genome shotgun sequence, the proteins below share one genomic window:
- the gpr34b gene encoding probable G-protein coupled receptor 34 isoform X1, with translation MIRGSRQFLDEMLFSLTFSPMQDSGLKRETDAMTTNFPTNVTFFPFPKSSHSLIATETTFKNLLTATTPDPREHCQLDDSSLQIPLAVLYSVLFVLGLAGNILALWVFLYVHSKKNSVRVFLINVALADLLLVICLPFRVLYHSKGNHWDMGPTLCKVVGNLFYMNMYISITLLGLISVDRYLKIQRSVVGQYRLKATRWSSTVCGTIWILALASVIPMILLSEGNEELNKCFQYKQRKHAQGKAYFNLFLVAVFWFVFVCLVVSYGKIALKLLRASRDKPDLPNATRYNRTARKSFFVLFLFTICFVPYHMVRVFYVVSQISETSCFWRGVVDQANEVVLLLSALNSCLDPVMYFLLSESVRKETLRLVNNIFRLSDSGGSGSGSSVDCGRSLEEQPTVSFISNLRRKITVQPSLLQI, from the exons ATGATTCGAGGAAGTAGACAGTTTTTGGATGAAATGTTATTTTCCCTGACTTTCTCCCCTATGCAGGACTCAGGATTGAAGAGGGAAACCGATGCTATGACAACCAACTTCCCTACCAACGTCACATTCTTTCCCTTTCCCAAGTCCTCCCACTCACTCATCGCCACGGAGACTACCTTCAAGAACCTCTTGACCGCCACAACCCCTGACCCCAGGGAACACTGTCAACTTGACGACAGCTCCCTTCAGATCCCTCTAGCAGTCCTCTACTCTGTCCTATTCGTCTTGGGCCTGGCCGGCAACATACTGGCTCTCTGGGTCTTTCTATACGTCCACTCCAAGAAGAACTCTGTCCGAGTATTCCTCATCAACGTAGCGTTAGCCGACCTGCTACTGGTCATCTGTCTCCCATTCAGAGTCCTCTACCACAGTAAAGGGAACCACTGGGACATGGGCCCCACCCTCTGTAAGGTCGTGGGAAACCTCTTTTATATGAACATGTATATCAGTATCACCTTATTAGGGTTGATCAGTGTGGATCGCTATCTGAAGATCCAGCGTAGCGTCGTGGGGCAGTATCGCCTCAAGGCCACCAGATGGAGCTCCACCGTCTGTGGGACCATCTGGATCCTGGCCCTCGCCTCCGTCATACCCATGATCCTCCTCTCCGAGGGCAACGAGGAGTTGAACAA GTGTTTCCAGTATAAACAGCGAAAGCATGCGCAGGGGAAGGCCTATTTCAACCTCTTCCTGGTTGCTGTGTTCTGGTTTGTGTTTGTCTGCCTTGTGGTGTCTTATGGGAAAATTGCACTCAAACTGCTGAGGGCGTCGAGAGATAAACCGGACCTCCCCAACGCGACCCGCTACAACCGTACTGCCAGGAAGTCCTTCTTCGTCCTCTTTCTGTTTACCATCTGCTTCGTACCCTATCACATGGTTCGGGTGTTCTACGTGGTCTCCCAGATCAGCGAAACTTCCTGCTTCTGGAGGGGTGTGGTAGACCAAGCCAACGAAGTGGTGTTGCTACTCTCTGCCCTCAACAGTTGCCTAGACCCCGTGATGTACTTCCTGTTGTCGGAGTCCGTGAGGAAAGAGACACTCCGATTGGTCAATAACATATTCCGACTGAGTGACTCGGGTGGCAGTGGGAGTGGCTCCAGTGTGGATTGTGGGAGGAGTCTTGAGGAGCAGCCAACCGTTAGTTTCATCAGTAATCTGAGGAGAAAAATAACTGtccagccctccctccttcaGATATAA
- the gpr34b gene encoding probable G-protein coupled receptor 34 isoform X2: protein MVTIHWDSGLKRETDAMTTNFPTNVTFFPFPKSSHSLIATETTFKNLLTATTPDPREHCQLDDSSLQIPLAVLYSVLFVLGLAGNILALWVFLYVHSKKNSVRVFLINVALADLLLVICLPFRVLYHSKGNHWDMGPTLCKVVGNLFYMNMYISITLLGLISVDRYLKIQRSVVGQYRLKATRWSSTVCGTIWILALASVIPMILLSEGNEELNKCFQYKQRKHAQGKAYFNLFLVAVFWFVFVCLVVSYGKIALKLLRASRDKPDLPNATRYNRTARKSFFVLFLFTICFVPYHMVRVFYVVSQISETSCFWRGVVDQANEVVLLLSALNSCLDPVMYFLLSESVRKETLRLVNNIFRLSDSGGSGSGSSVDCGRSLEEQPTVSFISNLRRKITVQPSLLQI, encoded by the exons ATGGTCACAATTCACTGG GACTCAGGATTGAAGAGGGAAACCGATGCTATGACAACCAACTTCCCTACCAACGTCACATTCTTTCCCTTTCCCAAGTCCTCCCACTCACTCATCGCCACGGAGACTACCTTCAAGAACCTCTTGACCGCCACAACCCCTGACCCCAGGGAACACTGTCAACTTGACGACAGCTCCCTTCAGATCCCTCTAGCAGTCCTCTACTCTGTCCTATTCGTCTTGGGCCTGGCCGGCAACATACTGGCTCTCTGGGTCTTTCTATACGTCCACTCCAAGAAGAACTCTGTCCGAGTATTCCTCATCAACGTAGCGTTAGCCGACCTGCTACTGGTCATCTGTCTCCCATTCAGAGTCCTCTACCACAGTAAAGGGAACCACTGGGACATGGGCCCCACCCTCTGTAAGGTCGTGGGAAACCTCTTTTATATGAACATGTATATCAGTATCACCTTATTAGGGTTGATCAGTGTGGATCGCTATCTGAAGATCCAGCGTAGCGTCGTGGGGCAGTATCGCCTCAAGGCCACCAGATGGAGCTCCACCGTCTGTGGGACCATCTGGATCCTGGCCCTCGCCTCCGTCATACCCATGATCCTCCTCTCCGAGGGCAACGAGGAGTTGAACAA GTGTTTCCAGTATAAACAGCGAAAGCATGCGCAGGGGAAGGCCTATTTCAACCTCTTCCTGGTTGCTGTGTTCTGGTTTGTGTTTGTCTGCCTTGTGGTGTCTTATGGGAAAATTGCACTCAAACTGCTGAGGGCGTCGAGAGATAAACCGGACCTCCCCAACGCGACCCGCTACAACCGTACTGCCAGGAAGTCCTTCTTCGTCCTCTTTCTGTTTACCATCTGCTTCGTACCCTATCACATGGTTCGGGTGTTCTACGTGGTCTCCCAGATCAGCGAAACTTCCTGCTTCTGGAGGGGTGTGGTAGACCAAGCCAACGAAGTGGTGTTGCTACTCTCTGCCCTCAACAGTTGCCTAGACCCCGTGATGTACTTCCTGTTGTCGGAGTCCGTGAGGAAAGAGACACTCCGATTGGTCAATAACATATTCCGACTGAGTGACTCGGGTGGCAGTGGGAGTGGCTCCAGTGTGGATTGTGGGAGGAGTCTTGAGGAGCAGCCAACCGTTAGTTTCATCAGTAATCTGAGGAGAAAAATAACTGtccagccctccctccttcaGATATAA